A section of the Pristiophorus japonicus isolate sPriJap1 chromosome 4, sPriJap1.hap1, whole genome shotgun sequence genome encodes:
- the rps6kl1 gene encoding ribosomal protein S6 kinase-like 1 translates to MHSLTGERTPGQDAEPCSRPLSQARVYLEQIRSRVSPSIQEGQQAPRSTAAKRDYLVDAAKQIRLALDREVNEDYEAAFNYYKNGVDLLLKGVQVDPNKERREAVKRKTTQYLKRAEEIFNSHLQGSLGNGTDDSGGFSSLRFRPNRILSSPVEDLKMSKVIAIIDKVLLVQNPSTNEPFIVKSLPKCSLVNRERQTIIPQGVPFMVRLLQYYLSDNAVFLHLEHVPGGKLWSQLRHFHPSITEKGMEFPECSSPHHKTIKLKNSYTAPSLSFMCSDNSTIAPNSKRDGQRETKNGPIRECDKKYGYSTDGFSDSQSRTQQGPVNDQSPYQINSTEQLNAQNESANKANIWQGNNGISKDCITLSGLRGSGEGTRLQVAHLAYSDDGTFDLTALFSEKDAELTRIGKTVNRTMTITVDSLMQKDLQHKKSQLLYEGKILRCHDCFSESEGSSKTLSPKSSKIHQSQAASDLLKEKAPLVDEESQHGSSPIRSPVRATSLNLKASIRQGRKGSYQITVNPLDTIENNSKVNCVVDNSELVLVESSSAMPARNTTVTVLGKSQSEQKTSVSVLNPVQQPNVHLMSSLAVIEPPIKSLKLKGVSTKEVEVLNCETPNPVRIEHQLKLPNQVPNSEAFCNHEDCNSRTVSSKDTRCRAESGKSSNRISGSSDPYPYKAEDGQSSSLSPQHSKAEPSIPSQASLGLSEDHIRIWVAELVLALESLHQQGIICLDLNPRNILVDSAGHICLTYFGQWSEVEVQCSTKAIEDMHCAPEVGGVGGVTEACDWWSLGALLFELLTGMTLSQCYPSRIHPHTQLRLPDHLSPAAVSLLQQLLQWDYRCRLGSGENGTQEIKSHSFFSSVHWNKLNGYR, encoded by the exons ATGCACAGCCTGACTGGAGAGAGGACACCTGGGCAGGATGCTGAACCCTGCTCTCGGCCCCTGTCCCAGGCCCGTGTCTACTTGGAGCAGATCCGGAGCCGAGTGTCTCCCAGCATCCAGGAAGGCCAGCAGGCACCCAGAAGCACAGCCGCCAAACGCGACTACCTGGTTGATGCGGCTAAACAGATCCGCTTAGCCCTGGACAGAGAGGTCAATGAGGATTATGAAGCTGCATTTAACTATTACAAGAATGGCGTGGACCTGCTCTTGAAGGGGGTGCAAG TTGATCCGAACAAAGAGCGGCGCGAAGCAGTGAAGCGAAAAACGACCCAGTATTTGAAACGGGCCGAGGAAATATTCAACTCTCACTTACAGGGAAGCTTAGGAAATGGTACCGACGATTCTGGG GGTTTCAGCAGCCTGAGGTTCCGGCCAAATAGAATTCTCAGCTCCCCGGTAGAGGACCTGAAAATGTCCAAGGTCATAGCGATCATCGACAAG GTGCTGCTGGTGCAGAATCCATCTACGAATGAGCCCTTCATAGTCAAA AGCCTGCCCAAATGTAGCCTGGTGAACCGTGAGCGGCAGACAATAATCCCACAGGGTGTTCCCTTTATGGTGCGGCTCCTGCAGTATTATCTCAGCGACAACGCGGTCTTCCTTCACCTGGAGCATGTTCCAG GAGGGAAGCTCTGGTCTCAACTGCGCCACTTCCATCCGTCCATCACGGAAAAGGGTATGGAATTCCCAGAATGCTCCAGTCCACATCACAAGACCATTAAACTGAAAAACAGCTACACCGCACCCTCTCTCTCATTCATGTGTAGTGACAATTCCACAATTGCACCCAACAGCAAGAGGGATGGGCAAAGAGAGACCAAGAATGGACCAATCAGAGAATGCGACAAAAAGTACGGGTACAGCACTGATGGTTTCAGTGACTCACAATCAAGGACCCAACAAGGACCTGTGAATGACCAGTCACCTTACCAAATAAACAGCACGGAGCAACTAAACGCACAGAATGAGAGTGCAAAcaaggcaaacatttggcagggaaATAATGGAATTTCAAAAGATTGCATAACATTGAGTGGCTTGAGGGGAAGTGGTGAGGGGACACGTTTGCAGGTGGCACACCTGGCATACAGTGATGATGGAACATTTGATCTCACTGCGTTGTTTTCAGAAAAGGATGCTGAGTTAACTCGAATTGGTAAAACTGTGAACCGCACCATGACCATAACTGTGGACAGCTTGATGCAGAAAGACCTTCAGCACAAGAAGAGTCAACTTCTCTACGAGGGTAAGATTTTACGGTGCCATGATTGTTTTTCAGAGAGCGAAGGCTCCAGTAAGACATTGAGCCCAAAGTCATCAAAAATTCACCAAAGCCAAGCCGCTTCAGATTTGTTGAAAGAAAAGGCCCCGTTGGTTGATGAGGAGTCTCAGCATGGATCTAGCCCAATTAGAAGTCCTGTTCGAGCCACCAGCTTGAACTTGAAGGCGAGCATAAGGCAAGGGCGAAAGGGTTCATACCAAATTACAGTCAATCCTTTGGATACAATTGAGAACAATAGCAAAGTTAACTGTGTCGTGGATAATTCTGAGCTGGTCCTTGTAGAATCATCATCTGCCATGCCTGCGAGAAATACAACTGTCACTGTTTTGGGGAAGAGCCAATCAGAGCAGAAGACTTCAGTGAGTGTGCTCAACCCTGTGCAGCAACCTAATGTACATTTGATGTCATCTTTAGCGGTCATTGAACCTCCAATAAAGTCATTAAAATTGAAAGGTGTCTCAACTAAGGAAGTGGAAGTGTTGAACTGTGAAACTCCGAACCCTGTGAGGATTGAACATCAGCTTAAGCTTCCAAACCAGGTTCCAAACTCCGAAGCTTTCTGCAACCACGAGGACTGCAACTCCAGAACTGTTTCAAGCAAAGACACCCGTTGCAGAGCCGAGAGTGGAAAATCCTCTAACAGGATTTCCGGGTCTTCAGATCCCTATCCCTACAAAGCAGAAGATGGGCAGTCTTCATCTCTCTCACCCCAGCATTCAAAAGCTGAACCGTCCATTCCAAGCCAGGCCTCCTTGGGTCTGTCCGAGGATCATATTAGAATCTGGGTGGCTGAGTTGGTCCTTGCCTTAGAAAGCCTGCATCAACAGGGAATTATATGTCTGGATCTAAACCCAAGAAATATCCTTGTGGATAGTGCAG GTCACATTTGCCTCACATACTTTGGCCAGTGGAGTGAAGTTGAAGTTCAATGCAGCACCAAAGCTATAGAGGATATGCATTGTGCACCAG AAGTCGGTGGGGTTGGAGGAGTAACTGAAGCCTGTGATTGGTGGAGCCTTGGCGCTTTGTTGTTCGAACTTCTAACTGGGATG